A part of Aspergillus flavus chromosome 5, complete sequence genomic DNA contains:
- a CDS encoding C2H2 type zinc finger domain protein, which produces MSPENSDAGPEEVTKYVVAVASRHEAEEATLSDRNNYDNEIQPTSTGSSQTKCSICHSTFRRPEHLKRHFRSHTKEKPFECTQCGRHFSRTDTLHRHELSHHTLGPEGGKDRTHRITVKTFRACFKCAVARVRCSGGTPCIRCDNRSLECQYPTERRSKAKARKQSSRNQDSVDGSPQEQVSRHARSPSAANTDITLALNGGKPSSQIPGYQLGQFQIQMSGQSSSKTTSSSREHLSEHLNDPQDSRQASEPENLDLSNNSGVIDITRFPFDSYAGVNLQQLYPQMPTSDIRATLSGDQGARLNHQVQPEIPGSNINMGMVVAHNQQLQLGFTQPYLDPAMASTINWLSNDLLLNTTGERPTGDRPPPHSSQGGTIDSSLGQSSWLPPVISAEQTSPSLPEHIYQTPSGNTSLGTDVDSPRHFPRDAAQSSTPQSRPCNASQRSADSYIDGGGARLPKYRRKQDPGLRPASIVDVRFQLCPTGGPSKFSFPTIQGLREEISSEEVAFKFQIEPAMYDNIYQGFIQLCCTENFLYSKFENKNFPPREALSHFIGLYFDSFQTVYPILHGPTFNPNSCHWLLTMAVSAIGSYAAGIDEQDNCSAAFSEFLRRAIHTEKEKCRPERKPLWLMQAIMLNCVGLLHGSNEHSRDFALDSIGELVNLSTREGLLCASTQSRLSSMDTSHDTRWAIWIEDETRKRTGYFIWLLDCMLAYHFESRLLLSLDDGQAPLPSGESLWRASSADAWARLYEKTTGREEVSLYNAVLTLYIEKKLVANIGEFGHILLIHALYHRMWEVGDYFRRPLSFWNPTAKKQPREAAIPSGSVWLPGIPSYSRWRNSACDCLDILHWAANSTIAKASGLEHPTVLHLHEARIILLVPFHEIKTLVTSLATEKVQWSARQQTIEWHYILRWIKHDQYKARLAVIHAGASLWHVRRYSTDAFHEPVAVFLAILTLWAYGMCHSQVFPDIKSRGGPDENLPSEPTFFHIDRPCDDELVQIFVRGGQGMKGNVTGVGDICAPEGPKRILQVGCETLAGLTSWGISKRFIAILTRLGDLMSCDK; this is translated from the exons ATGTCCCCGGAGAACAGCGACGCTGGCCCAG AAGAAGTAACCAAATACGTGGTAGCAGTTGCAAGCCGCCATGAGGCCGAAGAAGCGACATTGAGTGATAGGAACAACTACGACAATGAAATACAGCCCACTTCTACGGGCTCTAGTCAAACTAAATGTTCTATCTGTCACAGCACCTTTAGGCGACCAGAGCATTTAAAGCGTCATTTTCGCAGTCATACTAAAGAAAAACCCTTTGAATGTACGCAGTGCGGCCGGCATTTCTCGAGAAC TGACACACTTCATCGTCACGAATTGAGTCACCATACCTTGGGACCAGAAGGGGGGAAGGACCGCACACATCGGATTACGGTAAAGACGTTTCGGGCTTGTTTCAAATGCGCCGTAGCAAGAGTGCGGTGTAGCGGAGGAACACCATGCATCCGTTGCGATAATCGATCACTCGAATGTCAATATCCAACCGAGAGACGATCTAAAGCGAAAGCGCGGAAACAGTCATCCAGGAATCAGGACTCTGTGGATGGCTCGCCCCAGGAGCAGGTTTCTCGTCATGCCCGCTCTCCTTCTGCGGCAAATACAGACATCACTCTCGCGCTGAACGGAGGAAAGCCATCTTCTCAGATTCCGGGCTATCAACTTGGTCAATTCCAGATCCAGATGTCTGGGCAAAGCTCTTCTAAGACCACTTCTAGTTCTAGGGAACACTTGAGTGAACACCTTAATGACCCCCAAGATAGCCGACAAGCTTCTGAACCAGAGAATTTGGATCTCTCTAATAATAGTGGGGTGATAGATATCACACGATTTCCCTTTGATTCATACGCGGGGGTAAACCTTCAGCAGCTATATCCGCAGATGCCCACGTCGGACATTAGGGCAACACTCTCAGGTGACCAAGGAGCTCGATTAAACCACCAGGTTCAACCCGAGATACCAGGTTCTAATATCAATATGGGTATGGTGGTTGCACATAACCAACAGCTACAGTTGGGGTTCACACAGCCCTACTTGGATCCCGCAATGGCTTCAACGATCAACTGGCTTTCGAACGATTTGTTACTCAATACGACTGGTGAACGCCCTACTGGAGACCGTCCTCCCCCTCATTCTTCGCAAGGAGGGACCATCGACAGCTCACTGGGCCAGTCATCATGGCTTCCCCCAGTTATCAGTGCGGAGCAAACTAGTCCATCTTTACCAGAACATATTTATCAGACTCCTTCTGGAAACACTTCGCTAGGTACTGACGTCGACAGCCCTAGACACTTTCCCCGCGACGCTGCTCAATCATCGACGCCGCAATCAAGGCCTTGCAACGCCTCCCAACGGTCAGCAGACTCGTACATAGATGGAGGTGGCGCTCGGCTTCCGAAATACAGGCGCAAGCAAGATCCTGGACTAAGACCTGCAAGTATAGTAGATGTCCGGTTTCAGTTATGTCCAACAGGTGGGCCGTCAAAATTCTCGTTTCCTACCATCCAGGGACTCAGGGAGGAAATTTCATCTGAAGAAGTAGCCTTCAAATTTCAGATCGAACCTGCAATGTACGACAACATTTACCAGGGTTTTATCCAACTGTGCTGCACGGAGAATTTTCTCTATTCCAAATTCGAAAACAAGAACTTCCCCCCTCGAGAAGCCCTGTCGCACTTTATCGGACTTTACTTTGACTCTTTTCAAACAGTATACCCAATCTTACATGGCCCTACTTTCAATCCGAATTCATGTCATTGGCTATTGACAATGGCTGTGTCAGCAATAGGCAGCTATGCCGCCGGTATTGATGAGCAAGATAATTGTTCTGCCGCATTTAGCGAGTTTCTCCGGCGGGCTATACATACTGAG AAGGAGAAGTGCCGCCCAGAACGGAAACCTCTTTGGCTTATGCAGGCAATAATGCTAAATTGTGTCGGATTGCTTCACGGAAGCAATGAGCACAGTAGAGATTTCGCGTTGGATAGTATCGGTGAACTAGTTAATCTTTCGACGCGTGAGGGGTTGTTATGTGCTTCTACCCAGTCAAGGCTTTCATCAATGGACACTTCGCATGATACTCGTTGGGCTATATGGATCGAGGAcgaaacaagaaaaagaacaggTTACTTTATATGG CTTTTGGACTGTATGCTTGCGTACCACTTCGAAAGTCGGTTACTGCTCTCCCTTGATGATGGTCAAGCTCCACTACCATCAGGCGAGAGCCTCTGGCGAGCAAGCTCCGCTGATGCCTGGGCAAGACTTTACGAAAAGACTACAG GTCGAGAGGAGGTTTCTCTCTATAACGCTGTGCTTACGCTGTATattgagaagaagcttgttgCTAATATAGGAGAATTCGGTCACATCTTATTAATCCACGCACTTTACCATCGAATGTGGGAGGTGGGTGACTATTTCCGCCGTCCTTTGTCTTTCTGGAATCCTACTGCCAAGAAGCAGCCTAGGGAAGCTGCGATTCCCTCGGGATCTGTTTGGCTACCGGGTATACCTTCATATTCGAGGTGGCGTAATAGCGCGTGTGATTGCCTGGATATTCTCCATTGGGCAGCAAATAGCACGATAGCCAAGGCATCTGGCCTCGAGCACCCGACCGTCCTACACCTTCACGAAGCCCGGATTATATTGCTCGTACCCTTTCATGAGATTAAGACCTTGGTAACATCTCTAGCAACAGAAAAAGTTCAATGGAGCGCACGTCAGCAGACGATTGAGTGGCATTATATACTTCGTTGGATTAAACACGATCAATATAAGGCCCGGCTCGCGGTTATACACGCAGGCGCATCTTTGTGGCATGTGCGAAGATATTCGACCGATGCATTTCATGAGCCGGTAGCCGTGTTTCTTGCAATACTTACTTTATGGGCCTATGGCATGTGTCATTCGCAGGTGTTTCCAGATATTAAATCCCGTGGTGGCCCAGATGAGAATTTGCCCAGCGAGCCCACGTTCTTCCATATCGACCGTCCTTGTGACGACGAGCTCGTACAGATCTTTGTTCGAGGAGGGCAAGGGATGAAGGGTAATGTGACTGGTGTGGGGGATATATGTGCTCCAGAAGGTCCTAAACGGATTCTCCAGGTTGGCTGCGAGACGCTTGCTGGCCTTACTTCTTGGGGAATATCTAAGAGATTTATTGCAATCCTGACAAGGCTCGGGGACTTGATGTCATGCGACAAATAA
- a CDS encoding increased rDNA silencing protein 4 yields MANSTPAPNQRVAPHSSPGHVHNAVTALQGATTAFRTSASRSSSPAVAHRTGGAADVNRHDLGPGPHPDVEAEEPPEVGSVKDKIGRYTAHSHNALESVRKSPATFRPESPQQIAARFAAEHLPVHRKNAATTTGRDVIRGTNGPRPKNYNSVQDVKASSPSSIESAATNINSIGRRSRCDEAGPTRDLSIRRKPTTQPPNTSLASTQQVVEKPRPVPPAPRKSRPVTGGPGSAEPATRSGQPRELKGSLEPLNSCSIGLSNDLSTSSNEKAPELPPRPGGSPTANGGLSNHRAILAKNDGPRRPLSPSASSIYDRRRNNSTPSLLDDSASLSEGALSDAIVASSLASSRAPPTRKGPPPPPPQRQARSRSILRLHNNGRELSQSRSPSSPLRHTLRNPAKSDDEDDSHHRHRKHVIRKHPHKHHEGDRKRWRSELTEKERKRYEGVWAANKGLLVPTREEVDMQCSGHDPLRDIWPSDASEMVVNIVVRDIWSRSRLHSFVLEQIWDLVDTQKIGLLTREEFVVGMWLIDQQLKGHKLPVKVPDSVWASVKRVPGISLRDIDFHS; encoded by the coding sequence ATGGCGAATTCAACACCCGCTCCGAACCAGCGGGTAGCTCCCCATTCATCTCCCGGCCATGTTCATAATGCCGTGACGGCTTTGCAAGGTGCCACCACTGCCTTTCGCACAAGCGCTTCTAGAAGCAGTTCACCTGCAGTCGCACACAGAACCGGAGGAGCCGCTGATGTCAACAGACATGATCTCGGCCCGGGTCCCCATCCCGATGTTGAAGCCGAAGAGCCACCCGAAGTTGGTTCCGTAAAGGACAAGATTGGGAGGTATACTGCCCATTCTCACAATGCTCTCGAGAGCGTTCGCAAGAGCCCGGCAACTTTTAGACCGGAGTCTCCGCAGCAGATCGCCGCCCGGTTTGCTGCGGAACATCTCCCTGTACATAGGAAAAATGCAGCAACAACCACAGGTAGGGACGTGATACGAGGCACAAATGGACCCCGGCCAAAGAACTACAATAGTGTACAAGATGTGAAAGCGTCCAGTCCAAGTTCAATCGAGAGCGCCGCAACTAATATTAACTCGATCGGGCGACGCTCACGCTGTGATGAAGCTGGGCCGACTCGAGATTTATCTATCCGTCGAAAGCCAACCACACAACCACCTAATACATCTCTAGCCTCTACGCAACAGGTAGTGGAAAAGCCCCGTCCAGTACCCCCAGCACCTCGAAAATCTCGACCAGTCACAGGCGGTCCAGGGTCAGCCGAACCAGCCACCAGAAGCGGGCAGCCCAGAGAACTAAAGGGCTCCCTCGAGCCACTAAACTCTTGCTCCATCGGCCTCTCCAATGATTTATCTACCTCATCGAATGAGAAAGCTCCTGAATTGCCCCCACGACCTGGCGGATCACCCACGGCTAACGGTGGTCTAAGTAATCACCGAGCCATTCTGGCGAAGAATGATGGCCCGAGACGACCATTAAGCCCGAGTGCTTCGTCGATCTACGACCGACGACGTAATAACAGTACTCCTAGTCTGCTCGATGATTCGGCTAGTTTGAGTGAAGGCGCCCTTTCAGATGCTATCGTCGCATCATCCTTGGCATCCTCCCGAGCACCACCTACAAGGAAGGGCCCGCCACCTCCCCCTCCGCAACGTCAAGCAAGGTCTCGTTCAATATTACGTCTTCACAACAACGGGAGAGAGCTTTCCCAATCACGAAGCCCATCCAGCCCTTTGCGACATACACTGCGTAACCCGGCCAAgtccgacgatgaagatgacagtCACCACCGACACAGAAAGCATGTCATACGGAAACACCCACATAAACATCATGAAGGCGATCGGAAGAGATGGCGGAGTGAGCTTACGGAAAAGGAGCGAAAACGCTACGAGGGCGTATGGGCGGCCAATAAGGGGCTTCTCGTTCCTacaagagaagaagtggaCATGCAATGTTCCGGGCATGATCCATTGCGAGACATATGGCCTTCAGATGCCTCGGAGATGGTAGTGAATATTGTGGTACGAGACATCTGGTCTCGAAGTCGCCTCCATTCCTTCGTGCTGGAACAGATCTGGGATCTAGTTGATACACAAAAAATTGGGCTCCTAACAAGAGAGGAGTTCGTTGTTGGGATGTGGTTGATTGATCAGCAACTGAAGGGGCACAAACTGCCTGTGAAAGTTCCGGACAGTGTCTGGGCCAGCGTGAAGCGTGTGCCGGGGATTAGTTTACGCGACATTGACTTCCATTCCTGA
- a CDS encoding C6 zinc finger domain protein — MVLENFQKFHDNGTTTVTQSKVARPTVVRKKFAKPPVKVACLSCRASRTRCDGQDPCSNCLGKRRKCSYLPSKRGGPRKKKRASISPEGTVPQDDAHNSTIHPATSGFDESTGMFGQIDGLSVPGAGLRSLDFPSDVQSMFADLFIPHDAGHPPAQMEPTPSPSNISTQSLVRTYGSEHDILNAYYDFIHHYFPILPPRAAPAIPDRPLDAVGSYSESPTEEPLLLYRPRSPLSLALSAVLALIPHPNDLEPSSPASVIRRRTYAHTFSQLANSSIEADCELHASSTDPSLALSSERPLINRESFHPHAPVELESILALLVLSVYEYTQRGNLLKMRYRAGQALAIALDMSLHSLGEEYDEFAEARRRAWWMTYYCVLQGSIVSTTPLAIVANDPQFVTPYPRFAADPDGWAVLMQAQQVLVSATQFVIDLNKCISTRTNMPYIYERMQQLDTWASSALAQSNLLPIVPPSMNCGDGMEFTTAQSIRSISRIKLSSAQIKTHRFRAFSDIPIFIKKHCDLTAANSNNSAACNSAKDSRMQNGITDIRCSCGGLEPFQQSSSEYTPSTASSTSSDYQSISQYSFTSGFPFSIQHSAKVCLRAALLISRMFPSLPIPQPIINEPKSPQGMTLQPPNQLPRTMPSFACCLMQGSYAMLMIFYKARVEKQLSPDYGNKTTPSDRLIEELRQGLERIIATVTNYAAAFEALDGMRDEIEGAYQTAFPQL, encoded by the exons ATGGTTCTGGAGAACTTCCAGAAATTCCATGACAACGGAACCACCACAGTTACACAGTCCAAGGTCGCAAGGCCCACCGTGGTGCGAAAGAAATTTGCGAAACCACCAGTCAAAGTAGCATGTCTCTCTTG TCGTGCTTCAAGGACGCGCTGTGATGGACAAGACCCTTGTTCCAAT TGTCTCGGtaaaagaaggaaatgctCCTATCTGCCTAGTAAACGAGGCGgtccaaggaagaagaaaagggcatcCATCTCCCCTGAAGGAACTGTTCCACAAGATGATGCACACAATTCGACCATTCACCCGGCGACATCCGGCTTCGATGAGT CGACGGGCATGTTTGGTCAGATCGATGGGCTGTCGGTACCAGGAGCCGGGCTGAGAAGCTTGGATTTCCCTTCTGATGTTCAGTCAATGTTCGCTGACCTCTTTATCCCTCACGATGCTGGTCATCCACCCGCACAAATGGAGCCAACGCCTTCGCCGTCTAACATATCAACTCAATCCTTGGTAAGGACGTACGGCTCTGAACACGACAT ACTCAACGCCTATTACGATTTTATTCATCATTATTTCCCTATCCTTCCCCCCAGGGCAGCTCCGGCCATTCCAGACAGGCCATTGGATGCGGTTGGCTCCTATTCCGAATCTCCGACAGAAGAACCTCTTCTATTATACAGACCACGGTCCCCTCTTAGCCTTGCTTTATCTGCAGTCTTGGCCCTCATACCCCATCCAAATGACTTGGAGCCTTCGTCTCCTGCCTCTGTTATCCGACGTAGGACATACGCACACACGTTCTCCCAATTGGCCAATTCTAGCATCGAAGCAGATTGTGAGCTCCATGCCTCTTCTACCGATCCCTCACTAGCGCTTTCAAGTGAACGCCCTCTCATCAACAGAGAAAGCTTCCATCCGCATGCACCCGTGGAACTCGAATCTATCCTTGCGCTATTGGTTCTCTCCGTGTACGAATACACTCAGCGAGGAAATCTGCTTAAAATGCGGTACCGTGCGGGTCAAGCATTGGCGATCGCACTGGACATGTCTCTGCATTCTTTAGGAGAAGAGTATGATGAATTTGCGGAAGCTCGTAGAAGAGCTTGGTGGATGACG TATTACTGCGTTCTCCAAGGGTCGATTGTCAGCACAACT CCGCTAGCTATTGTTGCAAACGATCCTCAGTTTGTAACACCTTATCCGCGCTTTGCCGCTGATCCAGAT GGTTGGGCTGTTCTGATGCAAGCTCAGCAAGTGCTGGTTTCAGCAACTCAGTTCGTAATTGACCTGAACAAATGTATCTCAACAAGGACCAATATGCCTTACATTTACGAACGGATGCAGCAGCTCGACACATGGGCGAGCTCAGCCTTGGCACAATCTAACTTACTTCCTATTGTTCCTCCGTCCATGAACTGTGGCGATGGCATGGAATTTACGACAGCTCAAAGTATACGCTCAATCTCACGGATCAAGTTGTCCAG CGCACAGATCAAAACCCACCGCTTTAGAGCATTCTCAGACATCCCTATTTTCATTAAGAAACATTGTGACCTAACAGCAGCTAATTCCAACAACTCAGCAGCATGTAATTCTGCCAAGGATTCCAGAATGCAGAATGGAATTACCGACATTCGATGCTCGTGTGGAGGTTTGGAACCATTTCAACAGTCGTCAAGCGAGTACACCCCTTCTACCGCTTCATCTACGTCCTCAGATTATCAGTCGATCTCCCAATACTCGTTCACCAGTGGATTCCCCTTCAGCATCCAACATTCCGCCAAAGTCTGCCTTAGGGCTGCTCTGCTGATCTCACGCATGTTCCCAAGTCTACCCATACCACAACCGATTATAAACGAGCCAAAGAGCCCGCAGGGGATGACGTTACAACCGCCGAACCAGCTTCCTCGAACTATGCCATCATTTGCCTGCTGTTTGATGCAAGGCAGCTACGCTATGCTAATGATATTCTACAAAGCGCGCGTAGAAAAGCAGCTGTCACCAGACTATGGAAACAAGACTACTCCTTCGGATCGATTGATAGAAGAACTCCGGCAAGGACTAGAGCGAATCATTGCTACCGTAACCAACTATGCAGCTGCTTTTGAGGCGTTAGACGGCATGAGAG ATGAAATCGAAGGTGCATATCAAACGGCGTTCCCTCAATTATGA